One Artemia franciscana chromosome 7, ASM3288406v1, whole genome shotgun sequence DNA segment encodes these proteins:
- the LOC136029598 gene encoding nuclease SbcCD subunit C-like gives MNSTDATASAEIENLKKEIALTHCQFEGTVKFKERINALQEELKSAKEASDVAMCLVADYETKIKELQQEKEMSEEYKKIIQEKEDAIYNLSSKLADLEKTLLDSKNRYEESKSQIEVLESVIKTIFHEKDVLEKHLNEKTRLVVEISEEIKNTKRSSESLTKLAEDRLTKIENLKKEIAVTHCHFEENKRFEREN, from the coding sequence AGATTGAAAATCTTAAGAAAGAGATTGCCTTAACTCATTGTCAATTTGAAGGAAcagtaaaatttaaagaaagaattAATGCTCTTcaagaagaattaaaatcagCTAAAGAAGCCAGTGATGTTGCGATGTGTCTAGTTGCTGATTACGAAACCAAGATCAAAGAATtacaacaagaaaaagaaatgagtGAAGAATACAAGAAAATAATCCAAGAGAAAGAAGATGCAATCTATAATCTCTCTAGCAAGTTAGCCGACCTTgaaaaaactctcctggattCCAAGAACCGTTATGAAGAGTCAAAATCACAAATTGAGGTCTTGGAAAGTGTCATCAAAACCATTTTCCATGAAAAGGACGTTTTGGAAAAGCATTTGAACGAAAAAACAAGATTAGTTGTTGAAATTTCAGAGGagatcaaaaatacaaaaagatcaTCAGAGTCATTAACCAAGCTAGCTGAAGATCGCCTTACAAAGatagaaaatcttaaaaaagagatTGCTGTAACTCATTgtcattttgaagaaaacaaaagattTGAAAGAGAGAATTAA
- the LOC136028850 gene encoding putative leucine-rich repeat-containing protein DDB_G0290503 translates to MCLVADYETEIEEVKQSYEKEMSEKTSRINLLEDLTKKLRDEVKSYTEKLISRNEEVKCLQLSLESLKRTNESNQSAMEEVAELQSKLNERTSDIKVLEVNINALQSKLDEAYSDKDVATKNHQQIIEEEQEKSREAMTKILELEGYVSSLQTEIRDLAIHKEGFEEELKTLRDNLNEKEGLINEQKKLLASVNGHISELEANQTVLNEQAREIELLKNSLNETTAQLSEARANIKDDVKNEELKICLANLKNEVVSLKANSQTLQEENEQLLASVQEKQKQIDDQKESINHLKIRISDMEGQLQIQISSAENEKEKLNEAISKGNEEILSLRKELTAIQDEKEQELLRFVECEKDFQMKLDAKIAEAESLQVKI, encoded by the coding sequence ATGTGTCTAGTTGCTGACTATGAAACTGAGATTGAAGAAGTTAAACAGAgttatgaaaaagaaatgagTGAAAAAACATCACGAATTAATCTCTTGGAAGACCTGACCAAAAAACTCAGAGATGAAGTTAAATCTTACACTGAAAAACTTATATCTAGGAATGAAGAGGTTAAGTGTCTTCAACTTTCTTTGGAGTCATTAAAGAGGACGAACGAGAGTAACCAATCGGCGATGGAAGAAGTGGCTGAATTGCAGTCAAAATTGAACGAACGCACATCTGATATAAAGGTCCTAGAAGTGAACATTAATGCACTTCAATCAAAACTTGATGAGGCTTATTCTGATAAGGATGTTGCTACTAAAAATCATCAACAAATAATAGAAGAAGAGCAAGAAAAGAGTAGGGAAGCTATGACGAAGATTTTGGAATTGGAAGGGTATGTTTCTAGCCTCCAAACTGAGATCAGAGATTTAGCTATACACAAAGAAGGCTTTGAAGAAGAACTTAAAACACTACGTGACAATCTGAACGAAAAAGAAGGCTTGATTAATGAACAGAAAAAGCTTTTGGCTAGCGTGAATGGACATATTAGTGAGTTGGAAGCTAACCAGACTGTATTGAATGAACAAGCTAGAGAAATCGAGTTGTTGAAGAACAGTTTAAACGAGACTACTGCACAACTTAGTGAAGCCCGAGCTAATATCAAAGAtgatgttaaaaatgaagagcTAAAAATATGTTTAGCTAACCTTAAAAATGAAGTGGTCAGCCTAAAAGCCAACAGCCAGACTCTGCAAGAAGAAAATGAACAGCTACTCGCTTCGgttcaagaaaaacaaaaacaaattgatgATCAGAAAGAATCAATTAACCATTTAAAAATACGAATTTCGGACATGGAAGGCCAACTTCAAATACAAATATCCTCTGccgaaaatgaaaaagaaaaacttaatgaaGCCATTTCTAAAGGGAATGAAGAGATTCTGTCATTACGTAAAGAACTAACAGCCATCCAGGATGAGAAAGAACAAGAATTGCTGCGTTTTGTTGAGTGTGAAAAAGACTTTCAGATGAAACTAGACGCAAAAATTGCTGAAGCTGAGTCATTGCAGGTTAAGATTTGA
- the LOC136028849 gene encoding CAP-Gly domain-containing linker protein 1-like isoform X2, translating into MLKVEKLQSKLTESNSSAIEMRKTIEEKLAVITSLSEETKMLATENDQLKSQISDKTSILEQLKKTLKETGNELKTVESKLKEFENLSRHHADEINKKENELAQVTKEKEVVEDLLASTKEEIQLLKFLTFRKLLEKELANLQKEHDVFRLSNSILEVEFTTLRRSSNSAEEIISNQRKDIGDLKLKMAQFDQVQDLLTDSALKITELEEKMTMAANTEYELKHLRNEYATLETQRESALCALKEASLALEKKSKAEEQCVAYKAQLDSACSRIQELENQVKGVMKLKSEVNDLKLENAEHANSISTLNKNLDDFKARYTSIMNEHQTVLKEKMEIGTQLAEAEYKITGLQEKLISLENRLKENKELLAELQSVKAVVKDLESRAPVSQPNFDVEWVRQENARLTDHSSHLSEKLDSAIKETENLRRVIKESSSEKDVLLKETDQLRLKLQELETARNTDHVKEDLMEKLEESQKELEEANAKVVNLTAQVNSLEDFLKKNEKRVEFATFSEYKAVGPTAVDTSPVRDTIYSRPATTNRTPRRTRCGRVVKHPTRPDM; encoded by the exons ATGCTGAAAGTTGAGAAGCTTCAGTCTAAGCTGACTGAATCAAATTCTAGTGCTATTGAAATGAGAAAAactattgaagaaaaattggCTGTAATTACGTCACTTTCAGAAGAGACAAAAATGTTAGCAACCGAAAACGATCAGCTTAAAAGTCAAATTAGTGATAAGACTTCCATCTTGGAGCAActgaaaaagacattaaaagAAACAGGAAATGAATTGAAAACTgttgaatcaaaattaaaagaattcgAAAATCTATCTCGCCATCATGCCGATGagattaataaaaaggaaaatgaattaGCTCaagttacaaaagaaaaagaagtagtGGAAGACCTGCTAGCAAGCACCAAAGAAGAAATTCAActgctaaaatttttaacttttagaaaacttttagaaaaagaaTTGGCAAATTTACAAAAAGAGCATGACGTATTCCGCTTGTCCAACTCAATCCTTGAAGTTGAATTCACCACTCTGCGGCGATCGTCAAATTCAGCTGAAGAAATCATAAGCAATCAAAGAAAAGATATTGGTgacttaaaactgaaaatggctCAGTTTGACCAAGTTCAGGATCTGTTAACTGACTCTGCTCTTAAGATTACTGAATTAGAGGAGAAAATGACAATGGCGGCAAAtactgaatacgaattgaaacaTCTCAGGAATGAATATGCTACATTAGAA actcaGAGAGAATCTGCTCTTTGCGCTCTAAAGGAGGCTAGTCTAGCACTCGAGAAAAAGTCAAAAGCAGAAGAGCAATGTGTTGCTTATAAAGCTCAGCTGGACTCCGCCTGCAGTCGAATTCAAGAGCTGGAAAATCAGGTCAAG ggagttatgaagctgaaatcGGAAGTAAATGATCTCAAACTGGAAAATGCCGAGCACGCTAATTCAATTTCTACCCTCAATAAAAATTTAGACGACTTTAAAGCTCGTTACACTAGCATCATGAACGAGCACCAAACAGTATTGAAGGAGAAGATGGAGATTGGTACACAACTTGCTGAAGCTGAATACAAGATCACTGGCCtacaagaaaaactaatttcattagAGAATCGACTGAAAGAGAATAAGGAGCTCCTTGCTGAGCTGCAGAGTGTGAAAGCTGTTGTAAAAGACCTGGAATCAAGAGCACCAGTGTCCCAGCCAAACTTTGATGTGGAGTGGGTTCGCCAAGAAAATGCCCGCTTGACCGACCACTCAAGTCATTTGTCAGAGAAGTTAGATAGTGCTATTAAAGAAACGGAAAATTTAAGGCGCGTAATCAAAGAATCTAGCTCTGAAAAAGATGTTCTTTTAAAAGAGACTGATCAGTTGCGACTCAAACTTCAGGAGCTGGAAACAGCCAGGAACACTGATCATGTTAAGGAGGACCTAAtggaaaaattggaagaatCTCAAAAAGAg CTTGAGGAAGCAAATGCAAAGGTTGTTAATCTTACGGCCCAAGTCAATTCCTTAGAAGATTTCTTgaagaagaatgaaaaaagaGTTGAATTTGCCACATTCAGTGAATATAAAGCTGTAGGGCCAACCGCGGTAGACACATCACCTGTCAGGGACACCATATACTCGCGGCCGGCGACCACTAACCGCACACCACGACGCACCAGATGCGGGCGTGTCGTAAAGCACCCAACGCGACCCGACATGTGA
- the LOC136028849 gene encoding protein hook homolog isoform X1: MLKVEKLQSKLTESNSSAIEMRKTIEEKLAVITSLSEETKMLATENDQLKSQISDKTSILEQLKKTLKETGNELKTVESKLKEFENLSRHHADEINKKENELAQVTKEKEVVEDLLASTKEEIQLLKFLTFRKLLEKELANLQKEHDVFRLSNSILEVEFTTLRRSSNSAEEIISNQRKDIGDLKLKMAQFDQVQDLLTDSALKITELEEKMTMAANTEYELKHLRNEYATLEVRFFLSLVLICSIISSRQLHCKTQRESALCALKEASLALEKKSKAEEQCVAYKAQLDSACSRIQELENQVKGVMKLKSEVNDLKLENAEHANSISTLNKNLDDFKARYTSIMNEHQTVLKEKMEIGTQLAEAEYKITGLQEKLISLENRLKENKELLAELQSVKAVVKDLESRAPVSQPNFDVEWVRQENARLTDHSSHLSEKLDSAIKETENLRRVIKESSSEKDVLLKETDQLRLKLQELETARNTDHVKEDLMEKLEESQKELEEANAKVVNLTAQVNSLEDFLKKNEKRVEFATFSEYKAVGPTAVDTSPVRDTIYSRPATTNRTPRRTRCGRVVKHPTRPDM; encoded by the exons ATGCTGAAAGTTGAGAAGCTTCAGTCTAAGCTGACTGAATCAAATTCTAGTGCTATTGAAATGAGAAAAactattgaagaaaaattggCTGTAATTACGTCACTTTCAGAAGAGACAAAAATGTTAGCAACCGAAAACGATCAGCTTAAAAGTCAAATTAGTGATAAGACTTCCATCTTGGAGCAActgaaaaagacattaaaagAAACAGGAAATGAATTGAAAACTgttgaatcaaaattaaaagaattcgAAAATCTATCTCGCCATCATGCCGATGagattaataaaaaggaaaatgaattaGCTCaagttacaaaagaaaaagaagtagtGGAAGACCTGCTAGCAAGCACCAAAGAAGAAATTCAActgctaaaatttttaacttttagaaaacttttagaaaaagaaTTGGCAAATTTACAAAAAGAGCATGACGTATTCCGCTTGTCCAACTCAATCCTTGAAGTTGAATTCACCACTCTGCGGCGATCGTCAAATTCAGCTGAAGAAATCATAAGCAATCAAAGAAAAGATATTGGTgacttaaaactgaaaatggctCAGTTTGACCAAGTTCAGGATCTGTTAACTGACTCTGCTCTTAAGATTACTGAATTAGAGGAGAAAATGACAATGGCGGCAAAtactgaatacgaattgaaacaTCTCAGGAATGAATATGCTACATTAGAAGTTCGTTTTTTCTTATCTCTTGTCTTGATATGTTCGATAATTTCATCTAGGCAACTGCACTGCAAG actcaGAGAGAATCTGCTCTTTGCGCTCTAAAGGAGGCTAGTCTAGCACTCGAGAAAAAGTCAAAAGCAGAAGAGCAATGTGTTGCTTATAAAGCTCAGCTGGACTCCGCCTGCAGTCGAATTCAAGAGCTGGAAAATCAGGTCAAG ggagttatgaagctgaaatcGGAAGTAAATGATCTCAAACTGGAAAATGCCGAGCACGCTAATTCAATTTCTACCCTCAATAAAAATTTAGACGACTTTAAAGCTCGTTACACTAGCATCATGAACGAGCACCAAACAGTATTGAAGGAGAAGATGGAGATTGGTACACAACTTGCTGAAGCTGAATACAAGATCACTGGCCtacaagaaaaactaatttcattagAGAATCGACTGAAAGAGAATAAGGAGCTCCTTGCTGAGCTGCAGAGTGTGAAAGCTGTTGTAAAAGACCTGGAATCAAGAGCACCAGTGTCCCAGCCAAACTTTGATGTGGAGTGGGTTCGCCAAGAAAATGCCCGCTTGACCGACCACTCAAGTCATTTGTCAGAGAAGTTAGATAGTGCTATTAAAGAAACGGAAAATTTAAGGCGCGTAATCAAAGAATCTAGCTCTGAAAAAGATGTTCTTTTAAAAGAGACTGATCAGTTGCGACTCAAACTTCAGGAGCTGGAAACAGCCAGGAACACTGATCATGTTAAGGAGGACCTAAtggaaaaattggaagaatCTCAAAAAGAg CTTGAGGAAGCAAATGCAAAGGTTGTTAATCTTACGGCCCAAGTCAATTCCTTAGAAGATTTCTTgaagaagaatgaaaaaagaGTTGAATTTGCCACATTCAGTGAATATAAAGCTGTAGGGCCAACCGCGGTAGACACATCACCTGTCAGGGACACCATATACTCGCGGCCGGCGACCACTAACCGCACACCACGACGCACCAGATGCGGGCGTGTCGTAAAGCACCCAACGCGACCCGACATGTGA
- the LOC136028852 gene encoding centromere-associated protein E-like, with amino-acid sequence MSERSSRPHTIFRITIECRSRCETSSDEIAIQLSHLNLVDLAGPEKLHQTGTTGGRFKEGCAINVSLSALGKVIDQLSKNERNFGWSFA; translated from the exons ATGAGCGAGAGGAGTTCTCGGCCGCACACTATATTCAGAATC actATTGAGTGCAGAAGTCGCTGTGAGACTAGTAGCGATGAAATCGCCATTCAACTCTCTCATCTAAATCTAGTTGATTTGGCTGGGCCTGAAAAACTCCATCAAACAGGAACCACCGGCGGAAGATTCAAAGAAGGGTGTGCTATCAACGTTAGTCTCAGTGCCCTGGGAAAGGTTATTGACCAACTTAGTAAAAATGAGAG GAACTTCGGCTGGTCGTTTGCCTGA